In Sciurus carolinensis chromosome 8, mSciCar1.2, whole genome shotgun sequence, the genomic stretch TTCACAGAATTGAGCACATCATCTGCAAATAAGTCATGACCAGAACTcctcactaattaaaaaaaaaaaaatgatgtctttTCTCTCATTACCTTAGTCAGTGCCTTCAGATGAGTGTTAATATTAGTGGTAACAGTGGACATCCATGCCTGGTATAGACAATGAATAACAGAAGGTGCCATTATGAGTATGgctgttaaatatatataactgtcttaaaatatatatatatgtatatatatatatatataactgtctTAGTCTAAGTACAAAAATCACCTTTTGGTGCTCTAACATGATACATCCTAAACAGAAATATACTACgtggatgttgaattttttatatttttattaataaaattcattcaCTTTTCACTGGCAAGTAGGAACTACTTTGAGGTTTCCTTCCCACTCCCAATTTTCGATTTCTAGGGATGCAGTCTAATCTCAGTGAGTGAGAATCCTAGAATATTCTGGACATGTGGTCATGGCCTTCTGTGCCAGTTTTAGGTGTGATCATTGGGGACACCATGAACCCTGAATCGATACAAACAAGTGTACTTCGGGTGTCCCCAGTTGCTGAGGATTTTAAGATTCACACATAATAACGGTTCAGAAACTTCAtgctgaaaataaagaaaagaaaaaattaatgccCTGTAAAGAAATTCACCTTGAAACTCAATGAATGCTGatataatggaaaattaaaattttctttcctccctagcacaaatattttcaaatactggttgaatggataagagaaagagtttctggaaggaaagaagagacaaCTATAGGGGAAGAAAGATAATATGATGGTCTGATGCCAAGTGTCTCTCATTGCTGTGCTCTCTCCTTGGTGCTGGGGCATCACCGGGGATGCAGAGTGTTGGTTGTATGAAAACAGATCTATGAATCCAACTATAAAAGTGAGTGTATGAACCCAAATGCATGTGAATATGCAATCAAATATGAAACTCTACAGACACCTTCATTTCTAATGCTTACAACCATGCCTTGGTATCTGAGGGGGATTGGCTCCAGGATCCTCTTCTGATATCCAAATCTTTAGaggctcaagttccttatataaaatatatggtttATATGTAACATATCACATCCTCCCATGTACTTTAAAacttctagattatttataacaTCTAATTCAATATAAACACTATGTAAagagttgttatactgtattgtttagggtatagcaataagaaaaaaagtttgtaCATGGTTCAGTTcagatgtaattattttttcaaatatttttgatctgcagttgACTGAACCCATGGACACAGAGTCCATGGATATGACAGGCTGACTGTATGTTGGTTTTGGCTCAGGTTCTTCTTGCCACAAAGtgtcataaaaatttatttttacatcttaTAAAATGCCTTCTATATCTCTTCACTTACCTTCCTGTGGCTaatgagaaataatgaaaatagattTCAATGACCTTAGTGCATTTTAGGGGGGTTATAAAGTTAGTAGTTGGCATTCCCTCTCCcattcatattaaatattaaatctgTATTAAATGTCCTTTCTTCCTCTGAGTTCCTCTTTGCCCTTATTTACCTCATTtagcaccaccatacccagtccCTTTATCCAAGAAAGAGAAGGTTGTGATTATCAAACTTAAAAGTTTCAAGGGAACACAGAGCTAAAAGGATtgagggttgggaatgtagttcaatggtgGAATGTTTGTCTAGTATGTGGgggtccctgggtttgatccccagtgccacaaaaataaacaaacaatgaaagaataaataaataaataagagagaaaggGTTGAGAAAGACAGCAAATGAGGAAGACTTTTGCTTAGAAAATGCTTTTGCAATTTCCCATATTTTGCATTGAAATGAATGTGAGCACTCTGAGGAAAGAACTGAAATTCTGATAAGCCTTGCTTAGCTCGTGCTTTGTCATAATTATTCTTGCACACCACTTCGCATGCAGCAATTCCAGCAGAACTCTCCCAGTGATGAAGCCAATCCTACCTTATTTCCCAAAGCACACATTACCTGGAGTTCAAATGTTTGAACGGTGGTTTCTGTCTTGTTGTATGTAAACTGACCTAGGAAAACTTCTTCTCCTTCACATTTTTTTGCGATGCCCTATAAAGAAACAACAGATTTAGAAGTAATAATGAGTGGATGCTTGGTTAAAATAAATGGGTGCAGTTGTTCAAATAGTAACAATTTACTAGATGTCGTGTTTCTCCATGAGGGTCAGGGTGCTGTGCTAGAGTTGGGACTGGTTTATACACCCAAAGAGCCTTAACCTTGAGGCTAATGAGGACAGAAGCTGATCACAAGGCTGGttagattagatagatagatagatagatagatagatagatagatagatagagaaatgtttgtgtgtgtgagtgtgtgtgtgtgtatgagagagagagagagaggatagaAGACAGATGAAGGACAGAAGATAATTAAATGGCTGATAGGGAGATATggtgggctggggtgtggctcaatggtagcaTGCTTGCTAGCATCTTCCTAGCCTTAGGTTCAAGTCCCAGTGctaaacaacaacagcaaaaacaacaacaacaacaacaaaaagataggGAGATACATGATGGAGCATGATAGAAAGGGAGATAGAGGAAAGATGATAAGGAGATGGATAGGCAGAAGGTGGATGATAGATAGCTAGACAGAAAGACAGATGTAGAGTGAATCCCAGCATCAATACTGACAGTATTTGAACTCAACATACtttgaataaaatttagaaaacagggTCCATGTTGACCTGATGTTTTctcacacaaaatgaaattaattcaaTGTGAGACTTTGATCATACAAATAACTCCCTCTAAAGTCAGCTTTTGTTAACTGAAAGAAATTTTGGTCTTTGTATGCAATTCCCCTGtggtttttgttcttctttttcaccCACTCAAATTGAAGATCTGTAAGAGGAGAATGCACTGGtgcaaattaatttattttgtgaaactAAAGATTATTATTAGGCTCCTTAAATTAAGGAAATGCAACAAAATAGAGATCATTAGCttaatcattttataatgaaagtattaatattaaaccataacaccattttattaaaataattatgtacatCATGATTACATAAAGTTACtcagttacatatgtacatacatatacatatatatggtttAAACCTTTTAGAGTTCCTTTAGCTTCCTAAGAGAGGAGTGCTAATTTTATATCCACCTTTTTAagaactgtttttaaatttcacttggtTCATAAATTCtttaatacagaataaaaataacaagaagtAGTCTTTACACTAAAGAATTCCTGCCTGAAGGATCCACTCAGAGCATAATGAGCAACTATGCACACTTCTGAGACAGGGCTGGATCTGTTCAACTTCACCCTCACTCAACTAGTTGAAACCTGCTATCTGGGTGTAGGCTGGTGTCAGAACACAGTGGTCCTCTGCTGAGCAGCCTCATAGGCACAGAAGCTAGATGCATTCAGAGGACACAGATCGTTTAACATGGAGCCCACCTCCAGAGAGTAACATCACAGGATTGAAATAAAGCATGTACCctccaggggggaaaaaaaatggtaataGACTCTCAGACAAAAATGTGTGGAAATGGCTAAATGGGAACTGAAGGACACATATACTTCTCTTGCTAGAGATGAAATCTGTAGCACTTAGACTTATACTGCTGGTCCCAGAAAGGTCCAGGGTCTGGGGCTATGGAGTAAGAGAAGAGCAGGAGAAACAGAGGCCTAGATCTGAGGCCTGGAGTagtcttttcaaaaatatgttaGACTCCTAGTCCATGGTAGGTTCCTGCCCTTGCCTGGCTCTGCAGGGAGCTCTGTTCTATCTCCAGCTCTGACAACCACAACTCCAGTACAACCAAAATAAGAGGTTGATCCTGCCCTATGTACTGGGTGATAATGTGCCAGCCTTTCCTCCCTAGCAGCTCCCAGTATGTGCTCAGCCAAACCCATGCCTCCTATTACAAGACTGCAGGATTCCTCTCAGGGTCAACTTGCCCGATTCCTCCAGAGGAAATGGCTAACCAGACATCCTACCTGTGGAGTTTGCTGTCCATAAGCCCCACCATGAGCACAGGGTTTGCGGCCAGCTTTTTATTAGCAAAttctttttttgcaggggtgggtactggaaattgaactcaggggcactcgaccactgagccacatccccagccctattgtatattttatttagcgacagggtctcactaagttacttagcacctcatttttgatgaggctggctttgaactggtgatcctcctgcctcagttaccATGAAAACATTGAATACTGATTGAAACAAAAAGTAAGATATACATCCTAGCAGTGCCtcaaacattaaatataaatcaaCCATGTGAAATCTAGCAATTTCAATCTTAGGTATATATTCTaaagatacacacacaaaaaaacaacattcacacacacaaattcttACACAAATGTTGACAGTAGTggcattcataatagccaaaaaacctagaaataattcaaatgtccatcaattgatgaataaaatgtggtttatctaaacaatgaaatattattcagcaattaaATCAAATATTGACATGTTACAACCTGAATGAGCCTTGAAaacatgcaaaatgaaaaaagtcattCACTAAAGGCcatatttaatatgattttgtttatataaaatgttctaGGTAAACTTATGGAgacaaagtagattagtggttgccagggctgggggtgtgatgGGGGAATTAGTGGTGACAGCTAAGGCGTGTGGAGTTTCTTTTTGGGGTagtgaaaatgttctaaagttgATTGTGATGATAGGtacacaactctgtgaatatactaaaagctCCTGAAGTATGCActtcaaatgaataaattaaatgttatGTGAATTTAAGGAAGACAAAAAGATACTGGGAGGATGATGGGGAAACCATGGAAGAGaattaataattcattttccaCTGAGGCTGTCAGCAGATAACAACCAAAtctgaaaaatcaagaaataatggACAAGCCAGCATGAAGGCAAGTACCCAAATAAACAGCTAAAACTATTGCAAGTAGAAGTATCAGGATGGTGGGAGAAGTGGGAACAAGGAGAAGCGAGATAATACATTATGAACTTTATGGACATGTGTAACTTTTCGCACACAGATAACcctgataaaagtaaaaaaataatattaagcaGTAGAAATCACATGGTTTAACTCTGTCACTTTGAGATAATAAAGCCAAGGCCCAGGAAGTAAGTAATACCACTAATTAGTTGCACAATTAAGATGATAATCCAGCTTTGTATGACAGATTTAGATATTTTCTCACATAGACAGAAAATTCCTTGGGTGCACTGGAGATGTTTCCTGAGGGTGACACCTTCTCTGAGATGTGCTCCATGGTAACAGCGGTTGGTATGATCTTCCTGGCAAGCTTGATTAGAATATGACCCTGGGAACCTGGAAAGGCCCAACATTTTCCAGGATGGACATCTGGctggaaagaaaacatcaaattAATCTCTGAGTATGTAAATTTAGTCCTGGAATGAGGTGAACTAATCACTACTGACTGCAGAACCTTTGTTCAGGATATATATCAAACAGAAAAACTTCCAAGATACCCCTAAGTTTGATGTTTTTCCAGAGCGCTTTAGTCTTCTATTAATCAGAGCCCTTTATCATATGAGCAGATTTTCTTTGATTGCTCTGGTTGGACCTTGAGATACTAAAAGGAAACTGGAGGGTGTAAATGATGGTAGTGCTGATGGCGCTAACAAAGATGGTTGTGATGGTGGgagtgatgatggtggtaatgatgATAGCAGTGGAAGGGAttgtggtggaggtggtgatggtaatggtagTGATGGCTGGGACAAGGAAGGTGGAAGTGGAGTTGGAGGTGAACACAGTGATAATAGTGGAAATGAAGGGGGGTaattgtggtgatggtgatagtggttAATAACAGCAGCAATAGAACTGATATGGTGGAAATCAGAGTGAAGATAGTGAATGAGGAGGCAATGGTGACGGGGTAGAAGTGAcagtgatggtggtaatggtagTGATGGAGACGGTGGTGCTAAGGATGGCAGTAGTAGTAATGATTGTGGTGGTTGAGGGGATAATGGTGGTAAAGGAAAATGAAGTGTATCATTGTCCAGATCTAAAGTTAAGGCTTGGCATAAAATTCTGAGTTGTCCCTGAAGGTACTTCTAAATTTGAAACCAACTTCAGATAGGTGGACTGTAGTTAAGACATGCCCTACTGTCTGTTGGCATCTACTGCCTTTGGAATTGATCTGAAGGTTTCAGGGGAAATCTTATTTGGTTATTACTTTGGTTGTAAATGGACTTAAGAACATGTGACGTGAATAGCATTTATCAAAACACTAGAATTAAGAACACAAGCACCTTTGATAAATGTTTACTAAACAACTGAAATTTTCAATGGAAAAGATGTCacaaaatcaactttaaaaagatatggaatgtatattttctatttggaaaCCAAATAATCTAGTTCACTTATCTTTAAATCACATGATTAATCAATGATAATTTAATAACTATAAAATAAGAAGTGATTAATGCAATATAAttacttaaaatgtaaaaagatttcAGGTGTGTAATGAGTTTGAACACTCTTATACTGCCtccattttaaatgttaatattttcatgataaattataataaagtagAACTTGGTTcttcttaatttcacttttacCTGAAGAATAATATCTGGAGGCATCTCATAATTTAGGAACCCTATCCCATGCCAGTAtagttttgctttattatttttgtaactttccGAAGTCCCAGCTTCAATGATGGAGGctcctaaaattataaaatatttttaaaataaaaaattacatacataattcaaaatgtatcattttaatgatattctTGGAAAACTATTACGGGGTAGATTATGATGGAGATAAAACAGGAATAGGTACTAAAACTGTGATTTTTTATTACCACTGAAATTCAGTCTTTTGAGAAAGTCATGTTGGCTCTATGTGGTTTCACGTAAGTTTTGAAACTAATATTATGATAAAAAATTGAATTCTGGAGCAATTGAAAAAGAGCTGGAAATAATGAGTTGCTTCTGTTTAACATCCAAAAGGACGTATGGCCCTCCATAAtgagataaatgaaatttttaaaatcatccctattcattaaaaaaaaacaaagcagaaaatcaACAATGTCATTAATGTCCTTCAAGTTATACTCATAACAGCAATCATGAAGATTCATTCActgaactttaattttaaatcaaagaaatataaaatgcactCAAATATTATCCCTTCAGATTATTTCACTTTGGAAGCAAATGCATTTtatatgcaagaaataaaaagatgtaaatCATTTCCTTAAATTTCATTTGAGTAGCACAGTATAACACTAAAAGTACATTTGCCTGACCAAATAACTGATTAACAACTTTTTCTAAGGTGGCACAATTTGAAATAGTAGTACTAGGGCCAGATTCAGCAATCTTTAGGACCTAGCTACCTGAAAAACAATTTGCTttgtctaaaattcaaatttaattatgCATCCTTTGTTTTATCTGGCAACCTCACACAAACCTTGCTACTCAATCAATTCCTACTGGAATGATGGGACAGGAAATGTCCTTTCACATGCTAATGTGAGGACTGTCCCCCCCCCAACACATAAtcctttgaagaaaaatttacatTGGGGGAATGTGGGGTTTTAAAATAATTCGCATTCActttttcattcagttttcacTTTAATCagttttactgagatataatttacataccatataaTTTGTCCACTTAAAGTGTAGTATTCaatgttttattagtatattCACACAGTGGGCAGCTATCAAACATTTTACTCCAATTAATCAGTTCCTTCTGGCCCCCTCCCTACCCTTGCAAAAATGGCAAACTAGCCATCCAACCCCTGCCCAATCTCTTGCCCCAAACCTCACAATCACTATTCTATCTTTCTCCATGAATTTACCTGCTAGGTAGAGAGTTTAGCCATGAGTAGCTGGGTAGGAGGGAAGTAAAAAGAGGGAAATAACTTTCAGGGAGGATATCAGACTTATATGTCAAAGAGAGTTCATAAGCCACAAGACTGAGAATAAGAGAAAACCTTATCAAAGCAGACAAGAATCTGGGAAAATGGGAACTGGTATGTCAAACATTCACTAGCCATAGTTAATTATAACCCCTTAAAGGAACTATTGCCTCAAAACTTTTATCTCCTGTGACCAGGTTTTCACAACCTTCTATTTGTGACCAGGCCATCACCAAACCATGTCACACCCTCCCTTGTGATCAGGTCATCATAACCCTCCCAGAGAAAATTTGCTGAGGGATATATAGAGGGATAATAAAACACTTACgggtgctatggtttagatgtgaggtgtcccccaaagctcatgtgtgagataatgcaagaaggttcagaaaagaaatgattgggttaccagagccttaacccaatctgtggATTAATCATCTGATGGGATttaatgagtggtaactgaaagctgGCAGGGTGTGGGCATTGGAGGCGTGGCTTTGGAGTGGCTTTGGAGTATGTATTTATATCTgctgagtggagactctctctctgctttctgataatcgtgtgagctggttccctctgccacactcttccacagTGATGTTTTGTCTCAcctagagccccaaggaatggagccagccttctgtgaactaagacctcttaaaatgtgagccctcaaataaacttttcctcctttacaattgtgctAGTCGGGTACTTTAGTCAtacagtgaaaaagctaactaaaacagggggcattagaaatggaaagaaccaCCAAGGGACACAAATCCCTTAAAACTCAGACTCTGAAAGAGCAACACTGTCCTATCCAGGAACAATCAGCTCGTTTCCCATACTGTACATCCTTATTTCACTCTAATAAACTTTTGCCTGTGTGACTTACTTGAAATCCTTCTTCCTGTGTTGGCAAGAACTGGTCACTGTGAACACTGAACCGAAGGGTTGCTTTAGTTCTGTGGTTCTCCTCTGCAAATTTACCTACTGGGGACATTCCTTTTGCTGTCCCTTAGTGGTCAGTCACAACATGCACTCTTTCGAATATGGCTACTTTCAGCTACCACAATGCATTTGAGATTGAAGACTGTAGTAATGAGTATCAGCAGTTCATTCTTTGTGATTGACTGCCTAGTAGTTTTCCAATTTATGGATAACCATAGTTAGCTGTTCAGTCATCCATTaatagacatttgggttatttccaattTTGGTGATTATGATTAATACAGTTGCCATAGACATTCAGGAATAGGTCTGATGTGAAGATAagatttaatttctcttaaatacCTAGAGGTGGGACGACTGGGTCATAAGGTTTTATA encodes the following:
- the Sun3 gene encoding SUN domain-containing protein 3; translation: MPKEQLELLKKESQTLENNFREILFLIEQIDVLKALLRDMKDGTHNYSWNVHGDAAQDQDSTEVLDEEMSNLVHYVLKKLRGDMVQMADYALKSAGASIIEAGTSESYKNNKAKLYWHGIGFLNYEMPPDIILQPDVHPGKCWAFPGSQGHILIKLARKIIPTAVTMEHISEKVSPSGNISSAPKEFSVYGIAKKCEGEEVFLGQFTYNKTETTVQTFELQHEVSEPLLCVNLKILSNWGHPKYTCLYRFRVHGVPNDHT